GTTGGTGCGCCCCTCGGTTGTCCATATTGACGCCGACAAGGTTGATTCCGGCGGCAACGTGCGGCGCGGAATCGAGGAAGCGGGATCCGGCTCGATTGTCGAGCTGGAAAATAAACTCTGTGTGATTACCAACCGACATGTCGTGATCGAGTCCAGTGTCAGTAATATTCGCATCAAGCTGCAAGATGGCCGCATCATCAATCCCCGCACGATGTGGTCCGATTCGGGCACTGATATTGCCGTCTTGGAATTAAGCGAATCAGACATTGTCCCCGCCCGCTTTGGCGATAGCGATAAGATCGAAACAGCGGACTTTGTCATCGCCGTCGGCAGCCCTTTTGGACTGGCCCAATCAGTCACCTTGGGGATCATTAGCGCCAAGGGTCGCCGCGATTTGGAGCTAAATTCCGAAGTTGACATTCAGGACTTTTTGCAGACCGACGCCGCCATCAATCCCGGCAATTCCGGCGGACCGCTGGTCAATCTGCGCGGCGAGATTATCGGCATGAACACCGCCATCGCCAGCCAATCCGGCGGCGGAGAGGGGATCGGTTTTGCCATTCCCAGCAATATCGTCCAAAATGTCGCCCGGCAACTGGTCCGCGATGGCGCAGTCACCCGCGCGTACCTAGGCGTAACCCTCGACCATAAATTTTCGCAATCCATCGCGCAGCGACTGGGCCTGCCGCGACAAATGGGGGCCCGCGTGCTGGGGGTGACGGCCAAATCCCCCGCCGAAGAGGCCAAGCTGCAACCAGACGATGTAATTTTAGAGTTTAATGGCATACCCATCGATAATGACACGCATCTGGTTAGCCTGATTGGCCTGATGGAAGTGGGGAAGGAATTTCCCATGAAGCTATACCGCGATAAAAGCCTGATGTCCCTGCAGGTCAAGGTGGCCGCCCGGGCAAAATTTGAACAACCCCGGCGGTAGCGTTGAGATTCATGGAACCTGTAATTTCAAATTTGAAATTTGGACATCAAATCTCAAATCTGTGATTTGAAATCTGAGATATGTGATCTAATAACAACTCCTGCCCAGACAATTCACCGTCGCTATGCCGTATGCCCAACTTGTACTTTTCTCCACCCAATTCGTAATTGTCTCCGCCCCATTCGTTTTTTATTTTTGTAATTGAATTGACAATATGTCCAGCAACTTGCTCCCCCCCACCGCGCTTTTTCGGTTTAATCTGGCATGCCGATGGCACGCCCAGATTGGCCAGTTGGGGCGTGGAATTCTGGATGCGGGATATGGACTGCCATATTTGGCCCAACTGGATGGCGCGCCGCCGCTGGTGGATCTGCGCGTGGGTTGGAACAACGAGGGGGTGCAGTTTTGGCTGTCGCTGGCCGGAAAATCCCAAGCTCCCTGGTGTCGCGAAAACCGCCTGGACGACAGCGATGGCCTGCATGTGTGGTTGGACACCCGCGACACGCACAACATTCACCGCGCCAGCCGGTTTTGCCACCATTTTTTCTTTATGCCGCACGGGGCGGGGCCGCGGCTGGATCAACCGCTGGCGGATCAACTACTGATCAACCGCGCTCGGGAGAACGCCAATCCCATTCGCCCCCGCCAGTTGCAAGTGGCGGCCTCTCGCCAGGAACGGGGCTACACGCTGGAGGCATTTATCCCGGCCGGGGCGCTCACCGGCTTTGATCCGGCGGAATACCCCCGGCTCGGCTTTTTTGCCTGCGTGGCCGACCGCGAGCTAGGCCCCCTCCCCTTGGCCCTTAATGACGAATTCCCTTACGACGAAGACCCCAGCTTGTGGATGTCGTTGGAGTTGCTGAGAGAATGATTTCGGCTGGCAATTCCTTTGCCGAACTGGTTTATTGGTTGCTGTCATTTGGTGTTTGGTTAGCCACGACGCGCATAAAGCCGCCGATGGCTTCGTCGCTCTAGAGTAGGTCCCGTTCGCCGGACAGGACTATGCGTTTGGTATTTTGAATATGT
The Pirellulales bacterium DNA segment above includes these coding regions:
- a CDS encoding trypsin-like peptidase domain-containing protein; the encoded protein is MTLPCNRRFFSLSRGSLSYAAQLAALWCWGHMLPPCHGQLLSPPPDPAVREQAFAELSREVEQLEQFNRVVKKCVALVRPSVVHIDADKVDSGGNVRRGIEEAGSGSIVELENKLCVITNRHVVIESSVSNIRIKLQDGRIINPRTMWSDSGTDIAVLELSESDIVPARFGDSDKIETADFVIAVGSPFGLAQSVTLGIISAKGRRDLELNSEVDIQDFLQTDAAINPGNSGGPLVNLRGEIIGMNTAIASQSGGGEGIGFAIPSNIVQNVARQLVRDGAVTRAYLGVTLDHKFSQSIAQRLGLPRQMGARVLGVTAKSPAEEAKLQPDDVILEFNGIPIDNDTHLVSLIGLMEVGKEFPMKLYRDKSLMSLQVKVAARAKFEQPRR